AACAGTTACTCAAGAAGAACGTAGATTTTGAGTTACGTACATTCATGCAACAAAAAGAGTGTGAGTAAAATCTACAAAATCTTTACCCGGCTCAGTATCCTTCCCAAAGGCGTAGAGTCGTAAAAAGACATCGGAGCACGAAATAGAGCCATCAGCAGCTGCGAAAATAACGCTCTAGACATCTTCATGTTCAAAACAACCGTGGATATacttctacaaattattaatagTGCTGAAACGAGTCCTATCAGCAAGTAAACGACGATCAATCTCAATGTGGTGACGTTCCGATCATCAACATTTGCAGCCATCCATGTATTTTGCATTATCTGGCCTACAAGAGATATAAGATGACTCAGAGCAGCcacagaaaataagaaaaatcctCTGTCGTGGTTCAAGTACAGAATATATGGCTTCAGTCCAGAGTCCCCCACTtctctttcttctttttttatcaACTGACTGTCATTTTCAGACGTTTTAACTTCCATTTCTGCATATTTTTTTCGAATTTCTCCGGAAGAAGATCCACAGTTCCGGGAAGAAGTAACCTCTGAAAGCATCTCGGAACCAGCAGTTTCTTTGTGTGCATTTACAAGGTCTCGAAATTCTTGGCTTGTGGCTAGCAACTGAGGATAAGGAGCAGCATGCAAGATTTTCCCATCTGACATAAACTGTTCAAATAGCAAAAAGTATATTTTTCTGAGCAATAATTTCGAATTATTGTCAAATTTGAGATGGATTTCACATATTTATGCAAAAGAATTTTAGAATGGAACAACCACACTAATCAATAGCTAAATAGaatcaatgaaataaaattttatatataataaatacatgaaataaGAGTGGGTCttatgtgagatcgtctcacggatcctaatctgtgagacgggtcaaccctacccatattcacaataaaaaataacactcttaccataaaaaataatactttttcatggataacccaaataaaagattcgtatcacaaatatgacccgtgataccgtctcatacaagtttttgccatgaaATAATAGGGTGGGTCACAAAACTCTTGAATTTGTTCTTATTCATCATTCTACAACTTCTCCACAACaagatttattaatttaatttttttatatcagtAACTTTTTTATATCagtatatcatttaaaaaaaaatattggtaGGAATATACTACCTAAGACAAACTCACCAGGATATAATCAAACGTACGAAGAAAATCAACTTGATGAGTCACTAGCACGACTGTCTTAGTTGAGAGAGCTCTCAAAACATATTCCTGCCAAGATTAAAATGACTTTTAGCATACCACATCTTAAACTCGTACAACAAACTATAGTTGACGATAACATTGCAATTCAAATACTTTAATCTTAAGATAATATGTTCCGATCACTATGTCTTGTATGACGAGAGTATACTAACGTTAAACAAGCTTAAGGCTGTGTGTGCATCGACGGCACTAAAAGGATCGTCCAAGAGATATATATCGGCATCCTTGTACATAGCGCGAGCAAGTTGAATCCGCTGCTTTTGGCCGCCGCTAAGGGTAACTCCTCTCTCTCCTATCTCGGTGAGATCACCGTATGGTAGCAGCTCGAGATCTTTAAGTAGTGAGCACTTATTTAGTGTGTCTTGATATTTGTTGTTATCGAAGGTAGACCCGAAGAGAATGTTTTCTCGGATGCTTCCTGTCTGAATCCAAGCTGATTGAGAGACATAGGCTATTGTTCCATGCACTTGAACCTGAAAAACATGTTACAGAAAAATCGATTAGATTTAGGCTAAGGGAGATATTTTTTTACAAGATCGTCACCCAAATGTCACCTTACTTTCTGCCCTATAAAttgaaaaattttctttattacAAACGGTGATGTTACACGGTTTAGATTTGTGGCATGCGTATTTATGCTcgtataaaattatgaaaagaaaGGAAAGTACTCACAGTTCCTGCGGTTATCGGAACCTCTCCAAGAATAGCAGCAAGAAGAGTGGACTTCCCCGAACCCACCTCTCCACAAACGGCAATCTTGTCACCATGTTTAAGACCCaaactgatgtttcgaagagTTAACCTCAACGGATTCTCATCCCACGACAGATCAGCCGACTGAAACGAAACTCTTGTATCGCTTAGGCTAGACTTAACTCTAACACTAGCTGTTTCCAGTTCAGGCTCTCCCAAGAACTTCACAATCCTCGAAAACGCAACTTTTGCCTGAATAAACACTGCGATAACATCGGGAATAAGTCTAACCGGCTCCTGGACCAGCTGCAAAGTCGCTACGAAGGTGAAAACGTTCGTGGAAGATAACGGAACACCAAGAAAATAGCATGTGGCAAATGTAGCAGAAGAAACTAAAAATGAAGATGACCAGAAAATGACACTGTAGTTCGCTTGACACAGCTGAACTGCACATAGGCATTTTTCTTCAATGGCCCTCAATTTTTCTACCACTTCCCGAAAATGAGTTTCCCACGCAGATAACTTCAATACCTTCATGTTTAAGATAGCCTCGGACATCTTCTTCAGCCTCTCGTCCTGAGCCTCCGTAAGTTTAGATTGAAACTTGTGTTGCAACTTCCCGATAGGCGAATTGCAAAGAATGATGAGAATTATCATAGCCATGGATGCGATCGTGGCGAGTCCTACGGCTTGGAATAGGATGACGATTGCAAGACAGAGTTGCAGACTTGTAGTCCATATCTGGTGGAGCCAGAATGGGAATTCTCCGATTCGATAGGAATCAACTGTAACATAGTTCATTATCTGGCCACTCGACTGGTTCAGCTTAGCCGAATTCGATAATCTTAGCTGCTTTTGGTAAATGACTGCCGTGAGTAGGGATCTAACTCTAAGACCAACTAGTTTAGACCTGAAATACcactgtctttgagatatcgaTTCGACGATCTTCGCCAAGAAAAGGGTTGCGACCAATATGTAAGGCGCATATCCGAAACTTTCGTTTCCTTCAGCAACTTTTATGAAGGCTTTGAGCAGTAAAGGCCCAGCGGAGACAGAAATCACTTTCAGTAGTGCAAAGAATCCTGATATGACTATTTCTCTCCAATTACGCAATTCAATGGTCATCAAGACTTCGGATTCAGCTAATCTATCTGATTGTTTTCTTCTATCCAATATCTCCAAATACGATAAGTAGCACGACTCGGCTCGATCAGACACATGTAAACTAGGCATATCTTCATCCGAAAGAGTTTTCTCAGTGCCCCTTTTCAATAATGGATTCAACCACCAAAACGTCAATTTACTCCAAAAACTAGCTTCGGTGAATGGATTCAAACCGCTGCTCGAATAAGTTTTACAATCATCACTGGACGAACTAAGTAATGGATCGCGAATATCATTGTCGTCACACCCTTGATGCCTATTACCTTTGTAAGTGCATAGTAGCAATAAACAAGATCCTATGAAAGACAGAACATCCAAAAAATTCTTAATCCGCATCTCTTTTCCAAGGATAGCAATATAAAGCGAAAACCCGCAAGTGACACCAGAGAAGAGGAATGCAAGAAACGTTAGCAGCCTCAGTGAGGCTCTTCGAAGACGTGTTCCTTGCACACTAACTGTTAATCCGATTAACAACCAAATCAATCCATGAAACACGAACGTTGTCCACGAATGAAGAGGTGCAATATCTCGAGTTTTTCTCAACTTTTCTTCCAAAATCCAGACACCAAAACATAAATAGACCAATCCAAGAGAACCATTCAAAATGGCTGATACTATCTGCAAACTCGATAGGCGGCACGTAGCAGCAGTCACATTCGAGGATTTCAATGATTTCTTGAAAACTATAGTGAACAAGTTCACGATCAAGAGCAGGATATCAaaacaaagaatcaacacaTGATCGGCACAAGAAGAAGGGCGTGTTAGGATAATCAAATCAGCTACACGAGGGATGTTGGATTCCCCACAAAACACAGTCCATAGATTCCCCATCTCTTTGCTTACAGGCCTTTCGAAGCCTGAACTTAATACAAATCCACCACCAATTCACACGAgctaaaaaaaaagataaataatttaattttataggataagaaataaaaaaataataatcaagcAGTGAACCGAATGTGtgtttcatatcatcataaaaaacagaaaagagagaaaaaacaCCAAAACACAAACCTGTATCCACAAGTGCAGTTCAAATATGATGATCTGCTTGTTTATGATGAAAGTAATGCGAAAAGAACCAAATATTAATACCTAAAAGGCCAACATTGCATGAAAAGTAAGCATCTATAAATTCGACTCCGACACATCAAGTATAGTTCACCATTTTTTATGGagacaaaaattatatttttggtacCCTAATTTGGATATATTTCATTTTTGGTTATGTTTGTTGGTCAATTCATGATCTTGGTTCACTAATTTGcattttcttcaattttattCATTCTTTCTATGAGAGTAAAAATTAGTGCAACACCGAAAAATGACGTGAAAAGACGAAAACCAAAAGAAAAGCGTAAACTAATGGTCTAAAATTGTGAATTGATCAACAAACGTGACAAAAAAGAAATATATGAAATTTATatgaaaaaaatgtaattttcccTTATGTTCGATCACAATCTAAGTCTAGTTAGGACAACCCACAGAGTCAAAtgtcatgtatatatatatttggaatAGTTTGGAGCTAGCATGCCGAAATAAAATGTTTGGACTGGCATGCCATGCATCATCGAATCGAAGGCTATCTTATCTGTAAAAACGAATTTGAATGATAGGCCTATAATCATGGAAGATTTTAATCAGTGACATGCCGTACACTTGACAACACAGCGAGTGGAGTATGATAAGTCCAAATCTTAtaaagattttagggattttattttataatatttgtctATCTAGACCTATTATCACTAATTTTGTGCttatcttaattaattttataatgattgtagatttgaatagaAGGGGAAAAAATGTCTAAATTGAGAGGTAAGATGATTTTATAAGATTTCAAAGGAAACGAAatatcaaaagaaagaaaataaaatattttcattccttgatgatagtgaaaatttaaaaaaatctatgtAAATCTTGATAAATATATTATCTACATTTTTTATACTTGATATgagcttaaaatatttgaaagatgaGGCCcattgagaagaataaaaagGAGAAGAGTCAGAGACGTGAAAGGGAGGCGCACTAAAGAGAAAAAATCAGCGCGGAAGAGAGAGAAAGAGAAGCAAGGAGGAAGAGAGAGAAAGCGTACAGAGGCGGTAACAGAGAAGAGAGAGGCAGAAGTGCAGAACAAAGGAAAAAAGCGTAGAATAGAAGGCTACTGTGAAGTAACACCAGCGTGGAAGAAAGAAAAAAGGGAAGAAGACATAAGACAAAAGCTGGAGGAATTTCTTACACACGCCTAAATCACAGAGAATTCCTCTtatttccttctttcttttgttttcttttatgaACTTAAATATGACTTTTCACTTCTATTTTGAATTCATGGAGTAATTTTATTTAGGCTAAGACCACAATAGGgccaaacaatattttttttttgatatttggtttattttcattatattatttttctagattttaatcattgattgatgttagtttaatatttcttattaatagcctgatcaactatttacatatatgttgattaatcacgaatcggaagatgattgattaaatatagcaacaaagacgtcatcaacacatggttaagctgactagaaatagtattcgatttcagtgtgcggttttaggtgaaaactgaaattccacgaagatttaatgcatttagatctaattaaattcaattagaaataattggactgttagatttaaatatgtttattaactcgaggaatcgtttaataaataaatttggggatttcactgtgattgtcaagaattaaataattaattgaatttaaacacgtgtcaacatagtagagtttggtaccgttgtgtgtcttagttatttatttgaatttgaatccctCCTTGATATCTAAATCCGTCGTTttaattgatattattttatttaatattttagattaataatccacgtatcatctttttatttattttgtctagcttaagttaagtgatataaattctagtaattaaatattagtctatgtgggatcgatacttggactcatcatccatttactataacttgacctagtccgcttgctagatttattcccaaccgaaatcatCGGTCAAAGTACGTCTCTTGCTCGgagtgaaaaataaaatttttgaaataaaaattaatattttttcatagattgGATTAGATAAGAGATTTGTCTTACAAAATTGACTTATAAAATAGTCTTATAAGAGTTTTTATGTAGCGAGTGTGAGAATgaccattaattgggaggccaacagtcagaattttgcctataaataacaccctcaaatctctgaattggtgttacacaaaccttgagttatcacttcaaattcgagctaagagagtgtATTTTCGAGCAGAAATAATCCAGTAGCGAGAACAAGCAGATTCCAAACTTCAACCGAAATTTTATAGCAAATACGGTAAGTgagcttatgtataaatatcttgaaatcagtttgatgaTTTCTGTTTTTTAAGCAAAgtatacatatttatatatttttgatcTCTGATTTTTTACgcactgaaacctagtgaactaatggtaggaatatatattctgaacattactgaatTCTAATGACTGATTACtggcctcgccccttagaggagagacatataggggactgatatcagtttagccatgaaattcacaaacgtgctcagtgcttacttactTCTTAAATTCTGATTTTTGTTCTGAATATTGATTCCTGAATACTGATTcctgttctgaaaataagagtttttgtatattatttgtattactgttACTGTTGAAAATGActttgaaaactgggagttattcccgtccccgcttactgagtgacaaccatatcactcctccaccaaacccatctcagataagaacgaggaagaattgttagaagaagaagagcagcaTCAGCTTTGGGACTGATGAAGAAGACTGTTGTTGTTAAATTCTAAGTTATGTTTCCGCTGTATCTGTTAAGACATTGTcatgtctggttttacatttccgatgtaaaacattagtatttgagtttgtatcagacaatgaatcatttaatattatgaataaaaagactggtttctgaatttcgtacttctgaggcttgttgttttcgaatgtaaatttgagagcaacaccggtgtcgactaaccccgttCCTTGGGCGTGGCATTGAAGTTGTATCAGAGCAAAACCAGatttcataatctggggaggaggaagTAGAAAAAATGAGTTGTGATAGACTTCTGAAAACAAGTTTTGATAAACTACTGTAGATCGAAATGCAACAGATTGGTTTTAACAATGCTGGAAAGCAGCAGACTTGATTGCAGTAGCATCAGAATTGCAGTAGGAAGTGAATTCCAGCAAGCGCATGCAGTAGGCCTTGCAAAATTGTATGGAAGTTGAGGTGCTTTTCGCACAAATTTCAAACagccataacttttgatccaggaaGAATTTTGACTATTAAAAGATAcggttggaaagctctcgacgagaAGAACTTAACCTAGAACAAAGCTTTTGTTCTTGAACCGCcgacgaaccccaaaatcctttgtttagatagtgatatcatcatttccgcaaaatttttcaaatttttgaaactttgaggaattttcatttctAAACGGCTCAGTATTTTTGCACCAAATTTGATACACTTCATGATCTTGATATGAAgaatttttagtaaaattttcACGAGATTCTGAGTCCGAaaaattttgagaaattttcTTCTATTGAATGTTATAGGCTGTACTGATTCTATTCGTTCCAGTAATTGTCTATAACTCGACTTGTACTCTTAAGATCATTTCTGAACCTTCACtctcatgttttggatgtaggatatggctgaccagagtagctacattaagagcttagagaagAAGCTAGAGAAACTAAAGGAACATAACTACTGCTTAGAGCTGGACAAAGATGAATTACAACGTCAAGCAGAACACTTAAGAGGTGATGTTCAATGATTTGCTCACTATCTGCATGAGGCAGAAGAGAGGAATATGAGAGCTCAAGAAGAGTTCGAAACCTCCCAAGAGACTGTTGCAGAGTTaatcgagttacgtgataccttagttgagaagatccaaatGCTTAAGGATCATAATCACCAACTCGTGCACCAACATAATCAGTATGGTGAGCAGACTGATGCTCagattcatgagttgcagagcactgttgaagttcttagcgaccagaatgcagttttgtatggtcatattgaacatctATAAGCAGTAATAGCCAACCATGAAGACGAACCCGAGGAGGATCTCGAAGAAGAAGCAAAAGTTGATGAGGATCCTATGGAGTGgggattaggagaagtgatagattagacaTTCAGTAGTAGTATTTGTAATAAAACTTGTTCCATTTGCATTTCTGTTAGCATTTCCGAAATTTAGTTGTAATTGCAC
This sequence is a window from Primulina tabacum isolate GXHZ01 chromosome 17, ASM2559414v2, whole genome shotgun sequence. Protein-coding genes within it:
- the LOC142531416 gene encoding ABC transporter C family member 10-like isoform X4, whose amino-acid sequence is MGNLWTVFCGESNIPRVADLIILTRPSSCADHVLILCFDILLLIVNLFTIVFKKSLKSSNVTAATCRLSSLQIVSAILNGSLGLVYLCFGVWILEEKLRKTRDIAPLHSWTTFVFHGLIWLLIGLTVSVQGTRLRRASLRLLTFLAFLFSGVTCGFSLYIAILGKEMRIKNFLDVLSFIGSCLLLLCTYKGNRHQGCDDNDIRDPLLSSSSDDCKTYSSSGLNPFTEASFWSKLTFWWLNPLLKRGTEKTLSDEDMPSLHVSDRAESCYLSYLEILDRRKQSDRLAESEVLMTIELRNWREIVISGFFALLKVISVSAGPLLLKAFIKVAEGNESFGYAPYILVATLFLAKIVESISQRQWYFRSKLVGLRVRSLLTAVIYQKQLRLSNSAKLNQSSGQIMNYVTVDSYRIGEFPFWLHQIWTTSLQLCLAIVILFQAVGLATIASMAMIILIILCNSPIGKLQHKFQSKLTEAQDERLKKMSEAILNMKVLKLSAWETHFREVVEKLRAIEEKCLCAVQLCQANYSVIFWSSSFLVSSATFATCYFLGVPLSSTNVFTFVATLQLVQEPVRLIPDVIAVFIQAKVAFSRIVKFLGEPELETASVRVKSSLSDTRVSFQSADLSWDENPLRLTLRNISLGLKHGDKIAVCGEVGSGKSTLLAAILGEVPITAGTVQVHGTIAYVSQSAWIQTGSIRENILFGSTFDNNKYQDTLNKCSLLKDLELLPYGDLTEIGERGVTLSGGQKQRIQLARAMYKDADIYLLDDPFSAVDAHTALSLFNEYVLRALSTKTVVLVTHQVDFLRTFDYILFMSDGKILHAAPYPQLLATSQEFRDLVNAHKETAGSEMLSEVTSSRNCGSSSGEIRKKYAEMEVKTSENDSQLIKKEEREVGDSGLKPYILYLNHDRGFFLFSVAALSHLISLVGQIMQNTWMAANVDDRNVTTLRLIVVYLLIGLVSALLIICRSISTVVLNMKMSRALFSQLLMALFRAPMSFYDSTPLGRILSRVSSDLSVVDLDVPFSLLSATAMTSNCYSYMVVLAVITWQVLLVTIPMIFIVMRLQRYYFSSARELMRINGTTKSLVANHLAESMAGVITIRAFEEEDRFFAKYLQLIDTNGSPYFHYFSANEWLIQRLEILCATVLSFAALCMVLLPTGTLRSGFIGMSLSYGLALNSIVTFSINTQCLLSNYIVSVERLDQYMRIPSEALEVIEENHPPIDWPTHDQI
- the LOC142531416 gene encoding ABC transporter C family member 10-like isoform X2; this translates as MGNLWTVFCGESNIPRVADLIILTRPSSCADHVLILCFDILLLIVNLFTIVFKKSLKSSNVTAATCRLSSLQIVSAILNGSLGLVYLCFGVWILEEKLRKTRDIAPLHSWTTFVFHGLIWLLIGLTVSVQGTRLRRASLRLLTFLAFLFSGVTCGFSLYIAILGKEMRIKNFLDVLSFIGSCLLLLCTYKGNRHQGCDDNDIRDPLLSSSSDDCKTYSSSGLNPFTEASFWSKLTFWWLNPLLKRGTEKTLSDEDMPSLHVSDRAESCYLSYLEILDRRKQSDRLAESEVLMTIELRNWREIVISGFFALLKVISVSAGPLLLKAFIKVAEGNESFGYAPYILVATLFLAKIVESISQRQWYFRSKLVGLRVRSLLTAVIYQKQLRLSNSAKLNQSSGQIMNYVTVDSYRIGEFPFWLHQIWTTSLQLCLAIVILFQAVGLATIASMAMIILIILCNSPIGKLQHKFQSKLTEAQDERLKKMSEAILNMKVLKLSAWETHFREVVEKLRAIEEKCLCAVQLCQANYSVIFWSSSFLVSSATFATCYFLGVPLSSTNVFTFVATLQLVQEPVRLIPDVIAVFIQAKVAFSRIVKFLGEPELETASVRVKSSLSDTRVSFQSADLSWDENPLRLTLRNISLGLKHGDKIAVCGEVGSGKSTLLAAILGEVPITAGTVQVHGTIAYVSQSAWIQTGSIRENILFGSTFDNNKYQDTLNKCSLLKDLELLPYGDLTEIGERGVTLSGGQKQRIQLARAMYKDADIYLLDDPFSAVDAHTALSLFNEYVLRALSTKTVVLVTHQVDFLRTFDYILFMSDGKILHAAPYPQLLATSQEFRDLVNAHKETAGSEMLSEVTSSRNCGSSSGEIRKKYAEMEVKTSENDSQLIKKEEREVGDSGLKPYILYLNHDRGFFLFSVAALSHLISLVGQIMQNTWMAANVDDRNVTTLRLIVVYLLIGLVSALLIICRSISTVVLNMKMSRALFSQLLMALFRAPMSFYDSTPLGRILSRVSSDLSVVDLDVPFSLLSATAMTSNCYSYMVVLAVITWQVLLVTIPMIFIVMRLQRYYFSSARELMRINGTTKSLVANHLAESMAGVITIRAFEEEDRFFAKYLQLIDTNGSPYFHYFSANEWLIQRLEILCATVLSFAALCMVLLPTGTLRSGFIGMSLSYGLALNSIVTFSINTQCLLSNYIVSVERLDQYMRIPSEALEVIEENHPPIDWPTHVILVGKQIRYRSNSPLVLRGISCVFEGGHKVGIVGRTGSGKTTLISALFRLVEPAGGKILVDGVDISRIGLHDLRSRLGIIPQDPTLFNGTVRYNLDPLGEHTEQELLEVLGKCQLKEAIGEKKNGLDSQVVEDGSNWSMGQRQLFCLGRALLRRSKILVLDEATASIDNATDMILQKIIRTEFADCTVITVAHRIPTVMYCNMVLAISEGKLVEYDEPMNLMKREDTLFGQLVQEYWSHHDSAE
- the LOC142531416 gene encoding ABC transporter C family member 10-like isoform X1 — protein: MGNLWTVFCGESNIPRVADLIILTRPSSCADHVLILCFDILLLIVNLFTIVFKKSLKSSNVTAATCRLSSLQIVSAILNGSLGLVYLCFGVWILEEKLRKTRDIAPLHSWTTFVFHGLIWLLIGLTVSVQGTRLRRASLRLLTFLAFLFSGVTCGFSLYIAILGKEMRIKNFLDVLSFIGSCLLLLCTYKGNRHQGCDDNDIRDPLLSSSSDDCKTYSSSGLNPFTEASFWSKLTFWWLNPLLKRGTEKTLSDEDMPSLHVSDRAESCYLSYLEILDRRKQSDRLAESEVLMTIELRNWREIVISGFFALLKVISVSAGPLLLKAFIKVAEGNESFGYAPYILVATLFLAKIVESISQRQWYFRSKLVGLRVRSLLTAVIYQKQLRLSNSAKLNQSSGQIMNYVTVDSYRIGEFPFWLHQIWTTSLQLCLAIVILFQAVGLATIASMAMIILIILCNSPIGKLQHKFQSKLTEAQDERLKKMSEAILNMKVLKLSAWETHFREVVEKLRAIEEKCLCAVQLCQANYSVIFWSSSFLVSSATFATCYFLGVPLSSTNVFTFVATLQLVQEPVRLIPDVIAVFIQAKVAFSRIVKFLGEPELETASVRVKSSLSDTRVSFQSADLSWDENPLRLTLRNISLGLKHGDKIAVCGEVGSGKSTLLAAILGEVPITAGTVQVHGTIAYVSQSAWIQTGSIRENILFGSTFDNNKYQDTLNKCSLLKDLELLPYGDLTEIGERGVTLSGGQKQRIQLARAMYKDADIYLLDDPFSAVDAHTALSLFNEYVLRALSTKTVVLVTHQVDFLRTFDYILFMSDGKILHAAPYPQLLATSQEFRDLVNAHKETAGSEMLSEVTSSRNCGSSSGEIRKKYAEMEVKTSENDSQLIKKEEREVGDSGLKPYILYLNHDRGFFLFSVAALSHLISLVGQIMQNTWMAANVDDRNVTTLRLIVVYLLIGLVSALLIICRSISTVVLNMKMSRALFSQLLMALFRAPMSFYDSTPLGRILSRVSSDLSVVDLDVPFSLLSATAMTSNCYSYMVVLAVITWQVLLVTIPMIFIVMRLQRYYFSSARELMRINGTTKSLVANHLAESMAGVITIRAFEEEDRFFAKYLQLIDTNGSPYFHYFSANEWLIQRLEILCATVLSFAALCMVLLPTGTLRSGFIGMSLSYGLALNSIVTFSINTQCLLSNYIVSVERLDQYMRIPSEALEVIEENHPPIDWPTHGKVEIQDLKIRYRSNSPLVLRGISCVFEGGHKVGIVGRTGSGKTTLISALFRLVEPAGGKILVDGVDISRIGLHDLRSRLGIIPQDPTLFNGTVRYNLDPLGEHTEQELLEVLGKCQLKEAIGEKKNGLDSQVVEDGSNWSMGQRQLFCLGRALLRRSKILVLDEATASIDNATDMILQKIIRTEFADCTVITVAHRIPTVMYCNMVLAISEGKLVEYDEPMNLMKREDTLFGQLVQEYWSHHDSAE
- the LOC142531416 gene encoding ABC transporter C family member 10-like isoform X3; the encoded protein is MGNLWTVFCGESNIPRVADLIILTRPSSCADHVLILCFDILLLIVNLFTIVFKKSLKSSNVTAATCRLSSLQIVSAILNGSLGLVYLCFGVWILEEKLRKTRDIAPLHSWTTFVFHGLIWLLIGLTVSVQGTRLRRASLRLLTFLAFLFSGVTCGFSLYIAILGKEMRIKNFLDVLSFIGSCLLLLCTYKGNRHQGCDDNDIRDPLLSSSSDDCKTYSSSGLNPFTEASFWSKLTFWWLNPLLKRGTEKTLSDEDMPSLHVSDRAESCYLSYLEILDRRKQSDRLAESEVLMTIELRNWREIVISGFFALLKVISVSAGPLLLKAFIKVAEGNESFGYAPYILVATLFLAKIVESISQRQWYFRSKLVGLRVRSLLTAVIYQKQLRLSNSAKLNQSSGQIMNYVTVDSYRIGEFPFWLHQIWTTSLQLCLAIVILFQAVGLATIASMAMIILIILCNSPIGKLQHKFQSKLTEAQDERLKKMSEAILNMKVLKLSAWETHFREVVEKLRAIEEKCLCAVQLCQANYSVIFWSSSFLVSSATFATCYFLGVPLSSTNVFTFVATLQLVQEPVRLIPDVIAVFIQAKVAFSRIVKFLGEPELETASVRVKSSLSDTRVSFQSADLSWDENPLRLTLRNISLGLKHGDKIAVCGEVGSGKSTLLAAILGEVPITAGTVQVHGTIAYVSQSAWIQTGSIRENILFGSTFDNNKYQDTLNKCSLLKDLELLPYGDLTEIGERGVTLSGGQKQRIQLARAMYKDADIYLLDDPFSAVDAHTALSLFNEYVLRALSTKTVVLVTHQVDFLRTFDYILFMSDGKILHAAPYPQLLATSQEFRDLVNAHKETAGSEMLSEVTSSRNCGSSSGEIRKKYAEMEVKTSENDSQLIKKEEREVGDSGLKPYILYLNHDRGFFLFSVAALSHLISLVGQIMQNTWMAANVDDRNVTTLRLIVVYLLIGLVSALLIICRSISTVVLNMKMSRALFSQLLMALFRAPMSFYDSTPLGRILSRVSSDLSVVDLDVPFSLLSATAMTSNCYSYMVVLAVITWQVLLVTIPMIFIVMRLQRYYFSSARELMRINGTTKSLVANHLAESMAGVITIRAFEEEDRFFAKYLQLIDTNGSPYFHYFSANEWLIQRLEILCATVLSFAALCMVLLPTGTLRSGFIGMSLSYGLALNSIVTFSINTQCLLSNYIVSVERLDQYMRIPSEALEVIEENHPPIDWPTHGKVEIQDLKIRYRSNSPLVLRGISCVFEGGHKVGIVGRTGSGKTTLISALFRLVEPAGGKILVDGVDISRIGLHDLRSRLGIIPQDPTLFNGTVRYNLDPLGEHTEQELLEWWKMDQTGVWGNVNCSVWGVLY